A stretch of the Deltaproteobacteria bacterium genome encodes the following:
- a CDS encoding (Fe-S)-binding protein, with amino-acid sequence MKDLKQLTDEINKCVLCGTCRSVCPTFDVVHREPASARGKVALCDAYLNKEIGISECFIKHMNECVQCMACQKACPNDVNVPDIILAARAEIANENGLPFAKSFILKNILDSEKLMPAAMKFASKLQGFLLKGIPEESGLHRRFPLPLVDERRLVPPLAERFFLDSISEKSEVRSKKDSSRPRVGFFAGCLINYMLPNIGDASLKLLEKAGASVVVPLDQRCCGMPALGMGDVETAKSLALKNLEAFEQYELDYITTACATCGDGLKRRFKELLSDEYHERVEAFSEKVRDITELLVNELQIANCKLQIANLKSVVTYHDPCHLRRGQDIADEPRKLIEMSGAKLKEMSHPCRCCGLGGSFNITDYDFSMEINRKKAEDIKNTGAQIVATACPGCMIQIKDGLHQLGANTKVVHVIELLA; translated from the coding sequence ATGAAGGACTTAAAACAGCTTACAGACGAAATCAATAAATGCGTCCTGTGCGGCACATGCAGGAGCGTGTGTCCTACCTTTGACGTAGTTCATAGAGAGCCTGCCAGCGCAAGGGGAAAGGTGGCTCTCTGCGATGCGTATTTGAATAAAGAGATAGGAATTTCAGAGTGTTTTATAAAGCACATGAATGAATGTGTCCAATGCATGGCGTGCCAGAAAGCCTGCCCAAATGACGTGAATGTGCCGGACATAATCCTTGCAGCAAGGGCAGAGATTGCGAATGAGAATGGCCTGCCTTTTGCAAAATCCTTTATACTAAAAAATATCCTTGATTCAGAGAAACTTATGCCGGCTGCCATGAAGTTTGCGTCAAAGCTTCAGGGGTTTTTATTGAAAGGCATCCCGGAAGAGAGCGGTCTGCACAGGAGATTCCCTTTGCCTCTTGTAGATGAAAGGCGCCTTGTGCCGCCATTGGCAGAAAGATTTTTTCTGGATAGCATAAGTGAGAAGTCAGAAGTCAGGAGTAAAAAAGATAGTTCACGGCCTCGTGTCGGTTTTTTTGCAGGCTGCCTCATCAATTATATGCTGCCTAATATTGGCGATGCATCTTTAAAACTTTTGGAAAAGGCTGGCGCATCTGTTGTTGTGCCGCTTGATCAGCGCTGCTGCGGCATGCCTGCGCTCGGCATGGGCGATGTGGAGACAGCAAAGTCCCTTGCCTTAAAGAACCTTGAGGCATTTGAGCAATACGAGCTTGATTATATAACCACTGCCTGCGCAACCTGCGGCGATGGCTTGAAAAGGAGATTTAAAGAACTTCTGTCAGATGAATACCATGAAAGGGTTGAAGCCTTCTCTGAAAAGGTTAGAGATATAACAGAATTGTTGGTAAATGAATTGCAAATTGCAAATTGCAAATTGCAAATTGCAAATCTCAAATCTGTGGTTACTTACCACGACCCATGCCATTTAAGAAGGGGGCAGGATATAGCAGATGAGCCAAGAAAGCTTATAGAGATGTCAGGGGCTAAGCTTAAAGAAATGAGCCATCCGTGCAGATGCTGCGGCCTTGGCGGCAGTTTTAATATCACAGACTATGACTTTTCAATGGAGATAAACAGAAAAAAAGCAGAGGACATAAAGAATACAGGCGCTCAAATTGTTGCAACAGCCTGCCCCGGCTGCATGATTCAGATTAAGGACGGGCTTCACCAACTTGGCGCAAATACAAAGGTGGTTCATGTGATAGAACTGCTGGCTTAA
- a CDS encoding AMP-binding protein, which produces MPETYTIPQAFEKSALFSPEKVALQVNVNGGYACCTYGELLARAKNVAAFLISQGVKKGDRIAIYSRTCPEWGISYMGLMMAGAVAVPIDAQIETEEVKNILTHSQGRVILISEENGDKTLKAAEDLMVRIINLNSKEFLDICHYNQSSKKFNLPEVNETDIASIVYTSGTTGIPKGVMLSHKNFCFDALSIIEAGLISRDDNVLGVLPLHHTYPFMTTLLTPLIAGATVTYLTILKGPEIVKTMRECKITIFIGVPQLFEMLLRGIHSKMENPILKGLAYVCDFFRKITGLNLGKIIFSKVHKNLGTGLRFFASGGAKLDPDVGRGFFSLGFTIIEGYGLTETSPVAALNPENKPKIGSVGLPIPKVKIRILNPDKDRVGEIAIKGPIVMQGYYLNAEETDKVIKDGWLLTGDSGYKDEDGYLYITGRFKEVIVLSSGKNIYPEEIEKLYLVTPFIKEICVIGVENKSGVTDHLQAVIVPNFDYLKEQKIANLNEVIKREINVLSSKLPSYKRIMGYRIVTETLPRTSLGKIRRFMVKEFLQGKKKQEIKQISAEDRVIMQDPSVRKMITYLKGVTKNEIINLDDNLELDLGIDSLQRVELVVAMEEIFGTKLPEGFGTEVISVRDLIKKLLELKGTPAERVKVNRWPKVFEAEPDEEDKDRVGLNQGVISKIFLTSGLVILKAISKVVFRLEVRGIENLPQPPYIITPNHTSLVDGFVVASAVPFNIFYNLYFVAIQEYFDNMATKAFARLAHIIPINPEAYLYRAMQLSGFVLRNSNALCLFPEGGRSIDGKLMAFKKGVGILSKELNAPLIPTIIEGAFTALPMGAWLPRPVKITVSFGRPVYPKDIDSLKKPDGIDEYEWIGLQLREGMIKQFAEVLGK; this is translated from the coding sequence ATGCCAGAAACATATACCATACCTCAAGCTTTTGAAAAATCTGCATTGTTCTCTCCTGAAAAGGTTGCGCTTCAGGTGAATGTTAATGGCGGATACGCATGCTGCACCTATGGAGAATTATTAGCCAGAGCTAAAAATGTTGCAGCATTTTTAATTTCCCAAGGCGTCAAAAAGGGCGATAGGATTGCTATTTATTCAAGAACCTGTCCTGAATGGGGAATATCCTACATGGGGCTTATGATGGCAGGCGCTGTTGCAGTGCCTATTGACGCTCAGATTGAGACAGAAGAGGTAAAAAATATCCTTACACATTCTCAAGGCAGGGTGATTCTTATCTCTGAAGAAAATGGAGATAAGACATTAAAAGCAGCCGAAGACCTCATGGTAAGGATAATAAATCTTAATAGTAAGGAATTCTTAGATATCTGTCATTACAACCAAAGCTCTAAAAAGTTTAATCTTCCGGAGGTTAATGAAACAGATATTGCCTCCATAGTTTACACCTCGGGGACAACAGGTATTCCCAAAGGGGTCATGCTCAGCCATAAAAACTTTTGCTTCGATGCCTTGAGCATTATAGAGGCTGGTCTTATATCAAGAGATGATAATGTGCTTGGTGTATTACCCCTTCACCACACATATCCATTTATGACAACCTTGCTCACGCCGCTTATCGCAGGAGCAACGGTTACCTATCTAACCATACTAAAAGGGCCTGAGATAGTTAAGACAATGAGAGAGTGCAAAATCACTATTTTTATAGGCGTGCCGCAGCTTTTTGAAATGCTGTTAAGAGGAATTCATTCAAAGATGGAAAATCCCATTTTGAAAGGGCTGGCTTATGTATGTGATTTTTTTAGGAAAATAACAGGGCTTAATTTGGGGAAAATTATTTTTAGCAAGGTGCATAAAAACCTCGGTACTGGCTTACGATTCTTTGCATCCGGAGGCGCAAAGCTTGACCCGGATGTGGGCAGGGGGTTTTTTTCTCTTGGTTTCACTATCATTGAAGGCTATGGACTGACAGAAACATCTCCGGTTGCTGCATTAAATCCTGAAAACAAGCCCAAAATCGGTTCAGTGGGCCTGCCAATACCAAAGGTTAAAATAAGGATATTAAACCCGGACAAAGATAGGGTTGGTGAGATAGCTATCAAAGGTCCGATAGTCATGCAAGGCTATTATCTGAATGCCGAAGAGACGGATAAGGTAATAAAAGACGGCTGGCTCCTGACAGGGGATTCCGGGTATAAAGATGAAGATGGATACCTTTATATAACAGGCAGATTTAAAGAGGTAATCGTTTTGAGCTCAGGGAAAAATATCTATCCGGAAGAAATTGAGAAACTCTATCTTGTCACGCCGTTTATAAAAGAGATATGTGTAATCGGGGTCGAAAATAAGAGTGGGGTTACAGATCACCTGCAGGCTGTAATTGTGCCTAACTTTGATTATTTAAAAGAGCAGAAGATTGCCAATCTGAATGAGGTAATCAAGCGGGAGATAAATGTGCTATCCTCAAAACTGCCTTCCTATAAACGGATTATGGGCTACAGGATTGTAACAGAGACTCTTCCCAGAACATCTCTCGGCAAGATACGGCGATTCATGGTAAAGGAATTTTTACAAGGGAAAAAGAAGCAAGAGATAAAGCAAATATCTGCCGAAGACCGGGTTATTATGCAAGACCCTTCTGTCCGGAAGATGATCACATATCTAAAGGGTGTCACAAAAAATGAGATTATCAACCTTGATGACAATCTGGAGCTTGACCTCGGTATTGATTCTCTGCAGAGGGTGGAGTTGGTAGTTGCAATGGAAGAGATATTTGGCACAAAACTTCCAGAAGGTTTTGGCACTGAGGTTATAAGTGTACGAGATCTCATAAAAAAACTTCTGGAGCTTAAAGGCACGCCTGCAGAACGGGTCAAGGTTAACCGGTGGCCAAAGGTTTTTGAGGCAGAGCCTGATGAAGAAGATAAGGACAGGGTTGGACTGAACCAAGGAGTTATCTCAAAGATTTTTTTGACATCCGGGCTTGTCATTTTAAAGGCAATATCAAAAGTGGTCTTTCGGCTGGAGGTCAGGGGGATAGAGAACCTGCCTCAGCCGCCTTATATAATCACGCCAAACCACACTAGTCTTGTGGATGGTTTTGTTGTTGCCTCTGCAGTGCCGTTCAATATTTTCTACAATCTTTATTTTGTTGCTATTCAGGAATATTTTGACAATATGGCTACAAAGGCTTTTGCAAGGCTTGCCCATATCATACCAATCAATCCTGAGGCATATCTGTACAGGGCCATGCAACTCAGCGGTTTTGTACTGAGAAACAGCAATGCCCTCTGCCTTTTTCCTGAAGGAGGAAGATCAATTGACGGCAAACTGATGGCCTTTAAAAAAGGTGTTGGTATTCTCTCTAAAGAACTCAATGCGCCGCTTATACCGACAATAATTGAGGGAGCCTTCACCGCACTTCCCATGGGCGCCTGGTTGCCGAGACCGGTCAAGATAACGGTAAGTTTTGGGAGGCCTGTCTATCCAAAGGACATTGATTCCTTAAAAAAACCTGATGGTATTGATGAATATGAGTGGATAGGCTTGCAGCTTCGGGAGGGAATGATCAAACAATTTGCTGAGGTTCTGGGAAAATAG
- a CDS encoding MFS transporter, with product MAISRQLDKKSILSWCLFDFANSSYSAVIAAVVFPVYYANIVVGNENGNGDLWWGRAISLSMAVIAISSPFLGGIADYVGLRKRLLLLYTALSICAIAGFSLLDKGMIMGGFFMILVANIGMEGGLVFYNSFLPEIVHKEYHGRVSAWGFGTGYAGSIISLLIAIPFVKAGSFELVWFMVALFFLVFSLPAFIFLPSDKRNNVSLIKAGTTGVRYTIATLKELWNRKETRKFLLAYLIYEDGINTVIIFSSLFAAATLGFKPQELIVLYIVVQVTALIGAFIMAKPIDVWGPKTVVITSLIMWSIVVMAAFFVQTKTQFWGIATFAGLGLGTVQAATRAFYMQFIPQEKESEYFGIYSLVGKSSAIIGPLVFGFLSSAFGSQRPAILSIAVFFILGTMILSFVRGGGPNVTNAK from the coding sequence ATGGCGATTAGCCGACAGCTTGACAAAAAATCTATCCTGAGCTGGTGTCTGTTCGATTTTGCCAATTCCAGCTATTCCGCAGTCATTGCCGCAGTGGTTTTTCCAGTCTATTATGCCAATATCGTAGTGGGTAATGAGAACGGTAATGGGGATTTGTGGTGGGGCAGGGCCATATCCCTGAGCATGGCAGTAATAGCCATCAGCTCTCCTTTCCTCGGAGGCATTGCAGATTATGTTGGGCTCCGGAAGAGGCTTCTCCTGCTTTACACTGCTTTGAGCATATGTGCAATAGCAGGTTTTTCTCTATTAGACAAGGGAATGATTATGGGAGGCTTTTTCATGATTCTGGTTGCTAATATTGGCATGGAGGGCGGTCTTGTATTTTATAATTCATTTCTTCCTGAGATAGTTCATAAGGAATACCATGGGAGAGTCTCGGCATGGGGCTTTGGAACAGGATATGCGGGCTCTATTATCTCCCTTCTCATTGCCATACCTTTTGTAAAGGCAGGCAGTTTTGAGCTTGTATGGTTCATGGTAGCGCTCTTTTTTTTGGTATTTTCCCTTCCTGCCTTTATCTTTCTCCCATCGGACAAGAGAAACAATGTATCTTTAATCAAGGCCGGTACAACGGGTGTAAGATATACCATTGCGACATTGAAGGAATTATGGAATAGAAAAGAAACAAGAAAATTCCTTCTTGCCTATTTAATATATGAGGACGGCATCAATACCGTAATAATATTCTCAAGCCTTTTTGCAGCCGCAACCCTTGGTTTTAAGCCACAGGAATTGATAGTTTTGTATATTGTCGTTCAGGTTACGGCTCTTATCGGCGCATTCATCATGGCAAAACCGATTGACGTTTGGGGGCCAAAGACGGTTGTTATCACATCTCTTATCATGTGGAGCATAGTGGTAATGGCAGCATTTTTTGTGCAAACCAAAACACAGTTCTGGGGCATAGCCACCTTTGCCGGTCTCGGCCTTGGCACTGTTCAGGCGGCAACGCGTGCTTTTTATATGCAGTTTATTCCACAAGAAAAAGAAAGCGAATATTTCGGCATATATTCCCTTGTTGGAAAATCATCAGCTATAATAGGGCCGTTGGTTTTCGGCTTTTTGTCTTCTGCTTTTGGAAGCCAGAGGCCGGCCATCCTCTCCATAGCCGTATTTTTTATTTTAGGCACTATGATATTGAGCTTTGTTAGGGGTGGCGGGCCTAACGTAACAAATGCAAAATGA